Within Burkholderia cepacia GG4, the genomic segment CAGCCCGAGATCGATTTCCGCTTCGGTGACGGTCAGCGGCGGCGCGATCCGGAACACGCCGCCCATGCCGGGCAACTGCACGATGTTCATGCTGAGCCCGAGATTCATGCACTCGCGCGTGATCTTCGCGCCGAGGCCGTCCGCCGGTTCCTTCGTGCGCCGATCCTTGACGATCTCGACGCCGAGCAGCAACCCGCGTCCGCGCACGTCGCCGATGCAGTCGAAGCGTTCCATCAGGTCGAGCAGGCCGCGCCGGAGGCGGTCGCCCATCACGGTCGCGCGTGCGACGAGCCCTTCGCGCTGCACCACGTCGAGCACGCGCAGGCCGACCGCGGCCGGCAGCGGGTCCGATACGTGTGTCGTATAGAACAGGTAGCCGAGCTCGTGCGCGCGTTCCTCGATCTGCGCGGACGTGACGACGGCCGCGAGCGGCAGCCCGGCGCCGAGCGTCTTCGACAGCGTGAGGATGTCGGGCGTCACGCCGTCGTGCTGGCACGCGAACATCGTGCCGGTGCGCCCGACGCCGGTTTGCGCTTCGTCGAGGATCAGCAGCATCCCGCGTTCCTCGCACTTGCGCTTGAGTGCCGCCATGTAGCCTTCCGGCAGTTCGATGATGCCGCCCGAACTGAGGATCGGCTCCGCGATGAACGCGGCGAGGTTGCCGCTCGACTGGCGATCGATCAGGTCGAACGCGTAGTCGAGTTCGGCGAGCGTGTCGTAGGTGCCGTTGCGTTCGAAGCGCGGCCGGTACGTGAACGGCGCCGGAATCGCGAACGAGCCGACGGCGGCCGGGCCGACACCCTTGCGGCCGGCGCTGTACGTGGCAGAGGCCGCCGCGCCTGTCATCCCGTGCCACGACTGCGCGAACCCGACGATCTCGTACTTGCCGGTGACGAGCTTCGCCATCCGGATCGCGGCTTCATTCGATTCGGCGCCGGTGCTCAGCAGCAACGCGCGATCGAGCCCCGGCGGCGTGATGTCGGCGAGGCGCGTGGCGAGATCGACGACCGGACGCGACAGCATCCCGCTGAACAGGTGATCGAGCTTGCCCGCGTATTCGCTGATGACGGCGACGATCTCCGGATGGCTGTGCCCGAGCACCGCGCTCATCTGTCCCGACGTGAAATCGAGGATCGCGCGGCCGTCGGCGTCGTAGACGAAGCTGCCTTGCGCGCGTTCGATGATCATCGGCTCGAACGTGCCGCCGTAGCGGATCAGGTGCTGCCTGGCGTTGTGCCAGAAGGTGGCGTCGTCGTTCAGGGACATCGGGCTTCTCCGGACAAGGGCCAAGGATCGCTTGCAGTCTAGGCGCCGGTCTGGTTTTATGGAAACGAATAATTCTTATGCAAGGTAGAAAAGGAGCTAATACCTTGGGACGTTCGCTCGAAATCGACCTGCTGCGCTCGTTCGTCGTCATCGCCGAGGTGCGCTCGCTCAGTCGCGCGGCGGCGCGGGTCGGCCGCACGCAGTCCGCGCTCAGCCAGCAGATGCGGCGGCTCGAGGAAAGCGTCGATCAGCCGCTGTTCCAGCGCACCGGCCGCGGCGTGGTGCTGACGCATCCCGGCGAGCGCCTGCTGGTGCATGCGCAGCGCATCCTGCGGCACCACGACGAGGCGCTGGCCGACCTGTGCGGCACGGGGCTGTCGGGCACCATCCGGTTCGGCTGCCCGGACGATTACGCGGCCGTCTTCCTGCCGTCGCTGCTGCGGCGGTTCTCGAGCCAGCATCCGCAGGCGATCGTCGAGGTCGTGTGCGGGCCGACGCCGCGGTTGCTCGAACAGCTCGACAAGCGGGCCGTCGATCTGGCGATGATCTCGTTGCCGGACGATGGTTCGAACGACGATTTCATCCGCCGCGAGCAGCTGGTATGGATCGGTTATCCGGGGCAGGACGCCGCGCAGTTCGATCCGTTGCCGCTCGCGCTTTCCGATCCCGATACGCTCGATCACATCGCGGCCTGCGATGCGTTGCAGCGCGCCGGGCGCGATTATCGCGTCGCGTATGCGAGCAGCAGCCTCGCGGGGCTGACCGCGCTGGTGCGTTCAGGACAGGCATTCGCGGTGATGACGCAAACGGCGGTGCCTGCCGATCTGGCGATCCTCGCCGCCGATCGCGGGCTGCCGCCGTTGCCGGCGGTGGGCATTACGCTGAGGTTTGACCGGAAGCGGCCGTCGCATTTGACGGCGGCGTTTGCGGACCATATTCGTGCAGTGTTGCCGGTGCTGTGAGGAGACGTCGTCGTTCCGGACCACGCTACGGTCGCCTACTGACGGCAGCCGTCCTCAATCTCCCGGCATCAACTCGGGATTGAAGACAATCTCCCAGAGATGCCCGTCCGGGTCCTGGAAGTATCCTGAGTAGCCACCCCAGAAAGTCTTTCCGGCCGGTTTCACCAATCGGGCGCCGGCCGCAAGCGCTTGCCGCATCACGTCATCGACTTCGCGCTCGCTCGCGACGTTGTGCCCGATCGAGAACTCGGTCGCGCTGCGCGCCGTCATCGGCAGTCCGGCGTCATGCGCGAGATTGCCGCGCTCGAACAACGCGAGCTTGAGTCCGTTCTGGAAGTCGAAAAAGGCGACCGCACCGTGCTCGAACTCGGTGCCGATGATGCCTTGCGTCGGCAAACCCAGCCCGTCGCGATAGAACGTCACGGCGGCGTCGAGATCGTCGACGCCGAGGGTCAACACGCTGATTCCGGCTTTCATTGCATAACCTCGACAGAGTGGTGCGACGCTTCGGCAGTTGGCATGTGCGGTTCGAATACCGCGCGGCGAATCGGGTGCATGTCCTCCATCGGTTTTAGCGGCAATGGCCGCACAACGCGCAGGAGTCCGAACGTATCAGGCGCTGTCCCGATCGATGATCGTAAATCCCGTATCGATGCTCACCTTGCTCTTCGGCGCATCAGGTTTCGAATCCGCGGCAAAGCGCGCCAGCAACGCCTCGGCCGTCTTCATGCCGATCGTCGTGCCGTCGATGCGAACCGTCGACAACGACGGATAGACGTGCGCGGCGGTCGACAGATCGCCGAAACCCATCACGGCCATGTCGCGCGGCACGTCGAGCCGTCGGCTGGCCGCTTCCGCCAGCACGCCTTGTGCGAGCGTATCCGAACTGCAGACGACCACCTCCGGCGCTGCCGCCGCCAGCATCCGGCTGAGGCCCTCGCGGCCGGCCTGCAAGGTTGCCGGCGCCGGCAGGATTTCGCACGCAGGCGGCGCGATGCCTTGCCGGGCCAGCTCGAGCTTCAGGCTTTCGCACCGGCGCAAGCCGCGTGGATCGTCGACCGACACGATGCCGAAGCGCTTGTATCCCTTGCCGACCAGATGGCGCGCCACGTCGCTGCCGACCTGTTCGTGCGAGAACCCGATCATCATGTCGATCGGCTTATCGGTCAGGTCCCAGATTTCGACGACCGGAATGTTCGCTTTCGACAGCCGCTTGATCGTCGCCTTCGTGTGGCTCGTGCCGGCCAGCACGATGCCGTCCGGCCGGCGTCCGAGAATCGCTTCGACCAGCGCCTCTTCGCGTGCGCTGGAATAGGCCGTCAGGCCGAGCAACGTCTGGTATCCCGAGGTGGCGAGGCCGTCCATGATTGCCTGGACCGTGTCGGCGAAGATCGAGTTCGCGATGGTCGGCAGCAGGATGGCCACGAGCCGGCTGCGATTGCTGGCGAGGCCGCCGGCGAGCAGGTTCGGCACGTAACCGGTCGCGCGAACGGCGTCGAGCACCTTCTTCTGCGTGTCGCTGCGAACCAGTTCCGGACGATTGAGCGCACGCGACACGGTCATCGGCGCGACGCCCGCCACTCGCGCCACGTCGATCAGCGTCACGCTGCCGCCCAGGTCCGCGGCGGCGGCCGACCGGCTTTCGTTCTTTCTTGCCATCTCCATGCGTCCTGCGTTGGTCTGTTCCCATGTCGTCCGGTGCGGCGGGGCGGGCCCGGCACCAGATCGGCATTAGAGCATGAAGCCGGTCGTCGCCGGGCGACGGGGCCGGAACTCGTGATCCGCAGCGTCAGTGTAAACGATGATGATTGCGCAATCATATCGATGTTGAATGATTGCGCAATCATTGTATGATTCTGTTCACCGACACGAGATGCAACGAACATCAAGGAGACGACAGTGGCAACCGACCAGCGCGCCGGCAGGCGAACGAATGTCCGATGGTTCATCCTCGCGATGATCTTCATCGTCACGGTGTTCAACTACGTCGACCGGGCGACCTTGTCCATTGCGGCGCCCAGCATGCGTCACGAGCTGGGTTTCGACGCGCTCACGATGGGGATCGCGTTCTCGGCGTTCGGCTGGGCGTACACCGCACTGCAGATTCCGGGCGGGCTGATCCTCGACCGGTTCGGCGCACGACTCGTGCTCGGCGTGAGCCTGATCGTCTGGTCGGCGCTCACGTTCGTGCAGGGCTACGTGCATCTGTTCGCGTCCGCATTCGCCGCATTGTTTGCGCTGCGTTTCCTGATGGGGGTTGCCGAGTCGCCGGCGTTCCCGTGCAACAGCCGGCTCACGGTGATGTGGTTTCCGAATGCGGAGCGGGGGCTCGCCACGTCGATCTTCCAGCTGGCGCAGTACTTCGCACTCGCCGTGTTCACGCCGGTGATGACCTATACGGTCAGCCGCTGGGGCTGGCACTACGTGTTCTTCACGACGGGTGCCGTCGGCGTGCTGATCGGGCTCTGGTGGCTGAAGTCGGTACGGGAGCCGCAGCGCGACCATCGCGTGAATGCGGCGGAACTCGAGTACATTGCATCCGGCGGCGGGCTGCCGACGATGGGCGACAGCCCGCGGCCGTTCAAATGGCGCGAGGCCGGCGCGATTGCGGCCAACCGCATGATGATCGGCATCTATATCGGCCAGTTCTGCCTCACGTCGATCACGTGGTTCTTCCTCACCTGGTTTCCGACCTACCTGATCGAAGCGAAGGGGATGTCGATCCTCAAGGTCGGGCTCGTCGCGTCGGTGCCTGCCATCGCGGGGTGCATCGGCGGCCTGATCGGCGGATTGTGGTCGGACTGGATGCTCAAGCGCGGCTTCAGCCTCACCGCCGCGCGCAAGACGCCGATCATCAGTGGCCTCGTGTTGTCCAGCACGATCGTGGCCGCGAACTACGTTCACTCGACCACGATCGTCATTCTGGTGATGTCCATCGCGTTCTTCGCGAAAGGCGTCGGCAATCTGGGGTGGTGCATCGTCGGCGATGTGTCGCCGAAGCAAGCGATGGGCATCAGCGGCGGCATCTTCAACTTCTGCGGCAACCTCGCGAGCATCGTCACGCCGCTTGCGATCGGCTGGATGATCAAGCGCACCGGCACGTTCGAAGTCGCGCTCACGTATGTCGCGGCGCTCTCCCTGCTGGGCGCGTTCGCGTATCTCTTCATCGTCGGCAAGCTCGAGCGGATCGAGGACCCTGCGTCCGATGCGGCCACCGCAGGCGGCGCCGCGTCAGTCTCGCTGAAGCCGACGCGCAGCAGCTGAACGAACCCACGTATCGAATTTCTCTCGCCAAAGGCCCTCTTCATGAATACCTCGTCTTCCCTCGTCTCCGGCGCGTCGAACGACCGGATCAAATGGGTGCGCGTCGCGTCGACGTTTGTTCCGCTGGCCAATCCCATCAGCGATGCAAAAGTGCTGACCGGACGGCAGAAGCCGATGACGGAAATCGCGATCCTGTTCGTCGAGATCGAAACGGCCGACGGTCATCGCGGCCTCGGCTTCAGCTACTCGAAGCGGGCGGGCGGCCCCGGCCAGTTCGCCCACGCGAAGGAGATCGCGCCGACGCTGCTCGGCGAGGACCCGAGCGACATCGCGCGCCTGTGGGACAAGCTTGCGTGGGCCGGCGCGTCGGTCGGCCGCAGCGGCATGGCGGCCCAGGCGATCGGTGCATTCGACGTCGCGCTGTGGGACCTGAAGGCGAAGCGTGCGAACCTGTCGCTGGCCAAACTGCTCGGCGCACACCGCGATTCGGTGCGCTGCTACAACACGTCCGGCGGTTTCCTGCATACGCCGCTCGATCAGTTGCTGACCAATACCGACGCGTCGCGCGAGAAGGGCATCGGCGGCATCAAGCTCAAGGTCGGCCAGCCGGATTGCGCGCTGGACATCCATCGCGTGCAAACCGTGCGCAAGCATCTGGGCGACGCGTTCCCGCTGATGGTCGACGCGAATCAGCAGTGGGACCGGCCCACTGCGCAGCGCATGTGCCGCACGTTCGAGCAGTTCAACCTGGTCTGGATCGAGGAGCCGCTCGACTGCTACGACGCCGAAGGCCATGCGGCACTCGCCGCGCAATTCGATACGCCGATCGCGACCGGCGAGATGCTGACCAGCGTGTCCGAGCATTGGGAATTCATTCGCCTGCGTGCGGCCGACTACCTGATGCCGGACGCGCCGCGCGTCGGCGGCATCACGCCATTCCTGAAAGTCGCGACGCTCGCCGATCACGCGGGACTGATGCTGGCCCCGCACTTCGCGATGGAGCTGCACGTGCATCTTGCCGCGTGCTATGCGCGCGAGCCGTGGGTCGAGCATTTTGAATGGCTCGAACCGCTGTTCAATGAACGGCTCGAGACCCGCGACGGCAGGATGATCGTGCCGACGCGTCCGGGGCTCGGCTTGACGCTCAGCGAGCGTGTCGCGGGCTGGACGGCTGAAGCAGCGGAAGTCGGCGCCCGCGCCTGACAGCGCGAAGGGCCGGATCAATGGCGGCCGTACTCGGGCCCGCCACCGCGCCGGAATCGATGCGGAAAGCGGGGCCGGGCCTGGGCCGGCAGTCCGGAACCGGGTGAAATGACGCGGGCGTGGCAACGTTTTCATGGCGGCGTACGGACGCGCGATGGAGGTGCATGATTCGGGTCGGCGTCGACCGACGGCGAATGGAGCGTCGCGGCCGTGCATCGCAAGTGAGGCCAGGATTTGCCCGGGTGTCCCTCAATGCTGTAGGGTGTGGGCTCGAATCACTGAAAGAGGTCGACTCATGAACAAACAGGAACTCATCGACGCTGTCGCTGCCGATACCGGTCTTAGCAAGACCGCGACTGGCGAAGCCATCCAGGCCGTGCTGGACGTCATCGCGCAAGCGGTCAGTACGGGCGATAGCGTGCAGCTCGTCGGTTTTGGCTCGTTCTCGCAAGGGGAACGCGCCGCGCGGACCGGCAGAAACCCGGCAACCGGCGAGGAGATTGCGATCGCCGCGGCGAAAACGGTGAAGTTCAGCGCCGGCAAGGCGTTCAAGGACGCAGTCAACGCGTCGTGACGAACGACGGCGCCGGCCAGGCGGCCTTTGTGAGCGTTGCGCAGTAATTTGCGGACGTCTGCAAAATCGACTGGCCGGTCGGCCATTCGCTCGGCGCACGGTGTCGCGCATCGCGGCAACGGAGGCTACTCGGGCGAGCTTGGCCGACTTTGATACGGGGCCGGTGTTGTTTCCGATCGCACATGCAGAACGGTGCGATAGATCGTGACAACCCAACCCGACGGAGCAGGGGGAAGCGGGCCTTCACTGGACCGTTTGCTCCCTGAGCGCCGTTTTCTAGAAACGATCGATCATCCCCAGCTGGAACCCTCTCACGGCCGCACCCGGCCACGAAGGCGGGAGGCCGGTTACGTTCACGCCTTTCAGCGTGAAAGCCGCATGGCCACGGTTACGAAGCCAGCCGGCACTCGCATAGAGCAGAACCCGCTTCGACACATCGTATTCGCACGCGGCGCTGAACTGATCGGCGTTGTTGTCGCCGCCCGATCGGTCACGCAGCCAGGTATAACCCAGCGACGCGCGGAAACGCGCGCTTACGGCATAGCGCGCGGAAGCCGACACGCCATCGTTGTGGTATCGGGGCGTTCCGCCATCGCCATTGAAATACGACAGGAAGCCGGTCACCGGACCGAATGCATAGGACACGCCGCCGAGGTTGGCGCGCAGTGCGCCGCTGCCGTGGGTTTGCTGGTGAGCGTACGAAACGCGTAGCGGGCCGTCATGCCATGAGAACGTTTCGATGTGGCCGGCCAGTCCGTTGCCGTCGCCGTCGCTTGCATCGCGCAACGACGCCATGATCGTGGTCGAAAAGCCGTGTACCTCCGGCGAAAGGTACGTGATCGCGTTGCTTTCGTACGGCGTGATTTTAGACAGGTTGTCCAGGCCCGACGCGATCGTGCCGGCACCGAACGCATCGAGCTGCCCCTTGAACGGGATGTAGATCGGCGAATACTGGCGGCCGACCCGCACCGTGCCGTAGCGTGAACTCACGCCGATCCATGCCTGACGGTTGAACAACGTGTTTGCGACGGCCAGGGTGCCGTCCGCCGAGCCGAACCCGTTTTCGAGATCGAACAGGATCTTCACGCCGTTGCCGATATCCTCGACGCCGTGCACGCCGATGCGCGAGCCGCGATACGCGCCGGAATCCATCCGGGCGACGTAACCCGAGCCGGGATTCGTGATCTCGATGCTCGTGTCGAGCGCACCGTACAGCGTCACGCTGCTTTGCGCGTGGACCGCAGACGCGTGCGCGGCAACGGCCGTTGCGGCGACACCGATGCGAAGTGCGAAACGCCTGCCGGCCGCCGGCAGGCGCGATCGGCCGTGCCCTGACGCGGCGTCGTGGCGTGGGGCGCTGGAAGCGGGAAAGGACTGACTCATGGGTAAAGGTGGCATGCAGCCTCAGCAGGGGGGCGCCGCGTCGAATGCGGTGTGGAGCGGCAACCCTCGCCGTGCCACGCCGCGCACAATCCAGTCGAATTCTGCGCTTACTTGTTGTCGGGCAATGCGTAAGCAACCACGTAGTCGCCTCGAACAACTGGCCAATCTTGGTGCCGACGATCAGCGCCGGCACGCGCTTGCCGTCTTCCGTCGGGAAGTCGATCAGCGTCGGCTGCATCGGCACGTGGTAGTCCCAGAAGTCGTGATGCACGGTCTGGAAGGGCCACTTCTCGGCGCTCGTGGTGGCGTCGAGCGCGAGGATGGAGGCGCCGTACTTCTCGTCGAGCGCGGTGCGCTTCACGCCCCACAAGTGTGAGTGGAAACAAAAAAACCGCGAAGCGTTGCGCTGTCGCGGTTTTTTGCACATGCCCGAACACGGTAAAAACCGCGTCTGGTGCCGACGGCGAGACTCGAACTCGCACAGCTTTCGCCACTACCCCCTCAAGATAGCGTGTCTACCAATTTCACCACGTCGGCACTGCAGGGGCGCAATTCTAACGTCACATTGCGCGTTTGTGAAGGGGATGTGACACGGTTTCGGGGGGGGGCGACAGCGATCCCGGTAAAATTCGTCGGATCGATCCGTCGATCCTCGCAACCGCAACCCGTTTTCTCGCCGTGACGACCACCCTCGAACAACTGCAGGCCGGCCAGCTGTCGGGCGCCCGGCAACTCAAGCTCGCGTGCGGGCTGACCGAATTTCCGCGCGAGATCTTCGATCTGGCGGACACGCTCGAAGTGCTCGACCTGTCCGGCAATGCGCTGTCCGCGCTGCCGGACGATCTGCCCCGGCTGCACCGTCTGCGCATCCTGTTCGCGTCCGGCAATCGCTTCACCGAATTCCCCGACGTGCTCGGCACGTGTGCGCAGCTCGACATGATCGGCTTCAAGGCGAACCGGATCCGCACCGTGCCGCACCGTTCGCTGCCGCGCGCGCTTCGCTGGCTGATCCTGACCGACAACGAAATCGATGCGCTGCCGGCCGGGATTGGCGACTGTTCGCGCTTGCAGAAGCTGATGCTCGCGGGCAACCGGCTGCGCGCGCTGCCGCCCGAGATGGCCGCATGCCGTGCGCTCGAACTGGTGCGGCTGTCGGCGAACCGGCTCGATGCGCTGCCGGACTGGCTGTTGCGCCTGCCGCGCCTCGCGTGGCTCGCCTCCGCCGGCAATCCGCTCGGCGCCTCGCCGGAGGCCGCGGCTTCGGCCGAGCCGGGCGTCACGGACATCGACTGGACGTCGCTCACCTGCGAGCAGAAGCTCGGCGAAGGCGCATCGGGCGTCATCTACCGTGCGCAGTGGCGCGCAGACGGCCAGGCGCCGCGAGCAGTCGCGGTCAAGCTGTTCAAGGGCGCGGTGACGAGCGACGGCCTGCCCGACTGCGAGATGGCCGCGTGCCTGCACGCGGGTCGCCACCCGAACATGATTCCGGTGATCGGCAAGGTGCGCGGTCATCCGGACGGCACGCACGGCCTCGTGATGGAACTGGTCGATCCGTCGCTGACG encodes:
- a CDS encoding VOC family protein, with translation MKAGISVLTLGVDDLDAAVTFYRDGLGLPTQGIIGTEFEHGAVAFFDFQNGLKLALFERGNLAHDAGLPMTARSATEFSIGHNVASEREVDDVMRQALAAGARLVKPAGKTFWGGYSGYFQDPDGHLWEIVFNPELMPGD
- a CDS encoding leucine-rich repeat-containing protein kinase family protein; translation: MTTTLEQLQAGQLSGARQLKLACGLTEFPREIFDLADTLEVLDLSGNALSALPDDLPRLHRLRILFASGNRFTEFPDVLGTCAQLDMIGFKANRIRTVPHRSLPRALRWLILTDNEIDALPAGIGDCSRLQKLMLAGNRLRALPPEMAACRALELVRLSANRLDALPDWLLRLPRLAWLASAGNPLGASPEAAASAEPGVTDIDWTSLTCEQKLGEGASGVIYRAQWRADGQAPRAVAVKLFKGAVTSDGLPDCEMAACLHAGRHPNMIPVIGKVRGHPDGTHGLVMELVDPSLTNLAGPPSFASCTRDVYAADAQFEPQAAARIAHGVASVAAHLHARGIMHGDLYAHNILHDGAGGALLGDFGAASVYDVNDRRLAARLERLEVRAFGYLLGELLERCEPRAWEGSRALAALVAACLNEESDARPSFDEIAATLAAARD
- a CDS encoding LacI family DNA-binding transcriptional regulator, which produces MARKNESRSAAAADLGGSVTLIDVARVAGVAPMTVSRALNRPELVRSDTQKKVLDAVRATGYVPNLLAGGLASNRSRLVAILLPTIANSIFADTVQAIMDGLATSGYQTLLGLTAYSSAREEALVEAILGRRPDGIVLAGTSHTKATIKRLSKANIPVVEIWDLTDKPIDMMIGFSHEQVGSDVARHLVGKGYKRFGIVSVDDPRGLRRCESLKLELARQGIAPPACEILPAPATLQAGREGLSRMLAAAAPEVVVCSSDTLAQGVLAEAASRRLDVPRDMAVMGFGDLSTAAHVYPSLSTVRIDGTTIGMKTAEALLARFAADSKPDAPKSKVSIDTGFTIIDRDSA
- a CDS encoding aspartate aminotransferase family protein translates to MSLNDDATFWHNARQHLIRYGGTFEPMIIERAQGSFVYDADGRAILDFTSGQMSAVLGHSHPEIVAVISEYAGKLDHLFSGMLSRPVVDLATRLADITPPGLDRALLLSTGAESNEAAIRMAKLVTGKYEIVGFAQSWHGMTGAAASATYSAGRKGVGPAAVGSFAIPAPFTYRPRFERNGTYDTLAELDYAFDLIDRQSSGNLAAFIAEPILSSGGIIELPEGYMAALKRKCEERGMLLILDEAQTGVGRTGTMFACQHDGVTPDILTLSKTLGAGLPLAAVVTSAQIEERAHELGYLFYTTHVSDPLPAAVGLRVLDVVQREGLVARATVMGDRLRRGLLDLMERFDCIGDVRGRGLLLGVEIVKDRRTKEPADGLGAKITRECMNLGLSMNIVQLPGMGGVFRIAPPLTVTEAEIDLGLSLLEQAIRRAL
- a CDS encoding porin codes for the protein MPPLPMSQSFPASSAPRHDAASGHGRSRLPAAGRRFALRIGVAATAVAAHASAVHAQSSVTLYGALDTSIEITNPGSGYVARMDSGAYRGSRIGVHGVEDIGNGVKILFDLENGFGSADGTLAVANTLFNRQAWIGVSSRYGTVRVGRQYSPIYIPFKGQLDAFGAGTIASGLDNLSKITPYESNAITYLSPEVHGFSTTIMASLRDASDGDGNGLAGHIETFSWHDGPLRVSYAHQQTHGSGALRANLGGVSYAFGPVTGFLSYFNGDGGTPRYHNDGVSASARYAVSARFRASLGYTWLRDRSGGDNNADQFSAACEYDVSKRVLLYASAGWLRNRGHAAFTLKGVNVTGLPPSWPGAAVRGFQLGMIDRF
- a CDS encoding L-talarate/galactarate dehydratase, producing MNTSSSLVSGASNDRIKWVRVASTFVPLANPISDAKVLTGRQKPMTEIAILFVEIETADGHRGLGFSYSKRAGGPGQFAHAKEIAPTLLGEDPSDIARLWDKLAWAGASVGRSGMAAQAIGAFDVALWDLKAKRANLSLAKLLGAHRDSVRCYNTSGGFLHTPLDQLLTNTDASREKGIGGIKLKVGQPDCALDIHRVQTVRKHLGDAFPLMVDANQQWDRPTAQRMCRTFEQFNLVWIEEPLDCYDAEGHAALAAQFDTPIATGEMLTSVSEHWEFIRLRAADYLMPDAPRVGGITPFLKVATLADHAGLMLAPHFAMELHVHLAACYAREPWVEHFEWLEPLFNERLETRDGRMIVPTRPGLGLTLSERVAGWTAEAAEVGARA
- a CDS encoding HU family DNA-binding protein, which translates into the protein MEVHDSGRRRPTANGASRPCIASEARICPGVPQCCRVWARITERGRLMNKQELIDAVAADTGLSKTATGEAIQAVLDVIAQAVSTGDSVQLVGFGSFSQGERAARTGRNPATGEEIAIAAAKTVKFSAGKAFKDAVNAS
- a CDS encoding MFS transporter, with protein sequence MATDQRAGRRTNVRWFILAMIFIVTVFNYVDRATLSIAAPSMRHELGFDALTMGIAFSAFGWAYTALQIPGGLILDRFGARLVLGVSLIVWSALTFVQGYVHLFASAFAALFALRFLMGVAESPAFPCNSRLTVMWFPNAERGLATSIFQLAQYFALAVFTPVMTYTVSRWGWHYVFFTTGAVGVLIGLWWLKSVREPQRDHRVNAAELEYIASGGGLPTMGDSPRPFKWREAGAIAANRMMIGIYIGQFCLTSITWFFLTWFPTYLIEAKGMSILKVGLVASVPAIAGCIGGLIGGLWSDWMLKRGFSLTAARKTPIISGLVLSSTIVAANYVHSTTIVILVMSIAFFAKGVGNLGWCIVGDVSPKQAMGISGGIFNFCGNLASIVTPLAIGWMIKRTGTFEVALTYVAALSLLGAFAYLFIVGKLERIEDPASDAATAGGAASVSLKPTRSS
- a CDS encoding LysR family transcriptional regulator; this translates as MQGRKGANTLGRSLEIDLLRSFVVIAEVRSLSRAAARVGRTQSALSQQMRRLEESVDQPLFQRTGRGVVLTHPGERLLVHAQRILRHHDEALADLCGTGLSGTIRFGCPDDYAAVFLPSLLRRFSSQHPQAIVEVVCGPTPRLLEQLDKRAVDLAMISLPDDGSNDDFIRREQLVWIGYPGQDAAQFDPLPLALSDPDTLDHIAACDALQRAGRDYRVAYASSSLAGLTALVRSGQAFAVMTQTAVPADLAILAADRGLPPLPAVGITLRFDRKRPSHLTAAFADHIRAVLPVL